The Desulfovibrio sp. genome includes a region encoding these proteins:
- a CDS encoding VCBS domain-containing protein, which yields MADIKLVRPSAGQTAVIPSAPDARMVLDFSADQVSIERPQGSDSLFFRFDDGAAIELQNFYTQYNKDDIPSFEVDGQLIAGADFFSAFGPDLAPAAGPSASPTRSGRYSDFANAGLEDGVNHLDGLDYRLGFGGDTQPNINPYASPFLANAAPTLSTGGAAIAIGLTESAWDGKSASAAPVVSQSGSFSVADPDGDSLTTTVSMGGKVVAVSTAGPTTVASDYGTLVITPKGGGSNVTFEYTYTLKQDPYSPTDSLAEGEKQADNIVFSINDGKGHTVTQPINVVITGSNDAPDITGVQNGTVKDDGVWAKGEPSDDNKTDKALNSDELNPITASGTDEGQQRLSVSGTITAVDPDHDAQLTFGFVDVSGAAIAKGSVLGNLPDAANTPIEVTGVTQSGTLLTITTDCGTLTLTTSGPGAGQYTFKLDSDADKTNQLAEGKEATLTLRPTVTDNHGVTDGSADIRTGGSIGNLELTIKGSNDLPSVTDNQWRASTPGIITEDVKNSEGEYKITGTIMGKDVDAGEAATLAFGFAHESKMESTLYVVPNGTDTEGKLQYSLSTAPPADGNYYGTLTITGGKAADDGQSSSATYSFELNNSADCVQALDNGSSNTSGTTNWTSLVVAVPVVVRDSVGGYVEQDIHLTIKGANDLPTFTSGNAAHSVKENGVYLNGERTNTLINAENTTLTTDHVLTATGSVAANDVDGHGASDTLTYSLQLGTTQGAATIFVTAQYTKNADGTSSWKAGYTTAEPASTDNSYLGKLTMGTDGSYKFELVNTTNDNSAANRMGEGATLDLTFTPAVHDGTGYNVQGSSVPTITITVNGSNEAPTIKSAAAWGTSGDTLVETGFNVAGTANIIGSFKAGDVDAGDKLTYSLALGGTESANFDGAKLYRVLYLVKDGEGGIKLTTAAGNDGDANYYGKVSINQSGKYTVDLFNNSEAVQELKGDGSTDKTFSFTMAAQDNHGAYVTQTVEGKIKGSNDAPHSITITSAYVKDDGVWADGTSSTKLVAGENRDVDPETGAPDFTTQPAAGVYRATATGTVTAEDHEGDTLTFKLWDGSTEKASITSDYGTLSLDPTTGKYTFTLAKSSDKVNALGEGTTHPDTFTVRVYDGKGGYADSTITINIVGTNDAPKVDTVKWTGSSNGIITESGSVPASIKGQVTGKDVDTGEEAHLKFGLVTEVTDSAPVAQTLYVKADGELTTEAPTGGHNGYYGQLTIDASNGKYTFTLYNDSKSVQGLDGNYDKTISIPVVVIDPKGAYGHSTINVTIKGENDATTLNTKWLTPDKAAIEEGVQPATKDRTEDSQYKNEQPRASAKGYIGATDVDTTDQAELEKSGSDAKLHYSITTTSGNVIDINNHLALTDGSSGTGWEVATVHGVKHLYVTTEYGRLDITAFDFKALTVDEQAKFSAGPMPAFSYTFSATDTLDAVQELQYNGKLSDGFTITVTGTKDTKPPTFDVQLTINGTNDRPEIVIHESQTHIKDNETTLTLTGKLTAEDVDDKSGFTYSLVEDGSHTKENLSSDNVIMKGDHGWIELNGKTGEYTYHLTDTDKMAKLNSGEKSYDTFYVRVMDAHGAYSEIKELKVTIDGTNHEGSLNASSATASGAEAGVTTEADYSANANLHFTSEGDRYLGANEEKLPEAIGHTLKVDDKDNTNYGNFRFNDADNDNKVTVTITKNGVTTTEECSISNGTITTSYGSLTLNNSTGVYSFTVNEDTMNPLTPKDNVSIRVSVSADSATTVNNADGTNTGANLGANATVTDNLIVNIRGTNDAPVVQIDAGKLTGGFTTLHSGTAAVDFLVADSALVKEFIHDYVPGKGLSWLANLFAGGLDRLGLLDDFLKSSTEAQAAVSDFLTGKFGNQVLVDSDETASWNSKGGHLEVRGDLNQKAIVTDVDNGHKLTFFVVEDTTKDGIVNGPVVQQFDGKYGTLVIQPDGSYQYILDRNGRYAEAFKGDALGSGTEKFTIYVRDEYNAVAEKPIELVINVNGPGLGGGGGTATIVDLDNAGDKKDVYEDGVGGLMKITGSVAADESNTKYDNGMYLVKDDGGKSSVISNDYGTITLLPDGTYTYTLNNDHPAVQGLGKDEKLPQYFKVINGAGEERLITIIIHGTNDVPYLTSKDPELSMHQGETGGWDKAEVEGSFTATDRDVIDRDSLSLVDKDGNTLSGAGTNATPYIVHGEHGEYHIWKETTQDGQTKFSYTYTLNNTATNYDGAASDKVTFLIADGHGGTVEKSLTVDLSAENAKPTLTNAAATHEVVEDSNDGVPLVSATVPATDGDAAHLGGSSALSYAIEGDSGTGMYQGKYGTLFLTADGTYTYKLNNNDPRVQALGAGEKLTDEQFTIKVSDNGRGNDTPKSSDFTVNITVSGTNDAPSITLHEADGTGAAGSGAALYITEGDMASVSGQARVYDVDTYDTHTYAIKSSEEDGDTVYAKKNSDGAWKQCKASEHGTAIGTFEIGTDGKYTFTLSKDADALAHGDKVVLNAIVTVTDNSGVTTSNSATAKVQVTVTGTNTAPVIEKFTDIILEDVAATAGSPYTAPTLTGSIYATDADALEGEKLSYFIKSGNNNVTQLSNTYGTLKLDATTGEYTFTLNNDGVKLLRSLGQDKSLDSITAADFAFTLVAKDKYGAEGEKTLHIDLAGVNDAPVATSGTFGTANGQLHAIDPDTGDTIDSYALQKDAAYGHVVVSDDGHYNYDLNIHSEQELDALQHHLSGSGDTWATSFTDSFMFTATDNHKLTSAPGTASLAFDVTVKEEDGGHHVDITTGGETSHLLFGSNSADYLDASSETQNHILYGGGGDDILQGGSGDDILYGGTGHNELYGEGGNDTLYAGNDGDHLYGGAGNDHLYGGAGNDHLYGGDGNDFLDGGAGNNVLYGGAGNNVLVFHQGDTIDGGTATGLNVLINHSTENLDSLLADPSQVKNVSVSIQDGAQTGDGTDSLTDMNALINAGIKMGTDSISLDSSQWTKGDDGKTFTNTSHDLVITTTADIQVTDHAADKQEFILKNS from the coding sequence ATGGCAGACATCAAGCTTGTTCGCCCCTCCGCCGGTCAGACTGCCGTTATCCCCAGCGCGCCCGATGCCCGCATGGTTCTTGATTTTTCTGCTGACCAGGTCAGCATTGAACGCCCGCAAGGCTCCGACAGCCTTTTTTTCCGTTTCGACGATGGCGCAGCCATTGAATTGCAGAATTTTTACACCCAGTACAACAAGGACGACATCCCCTCATTTGAGGTTGACGGTCAGCTCATTGCGGGTGCGGATTTTTTCAGCGCCTTCGGGCCTGACCTTGCCCCTGCCGCCGGGCCTTCAGCTTCGCCCACCCGCAGCGGCAGATACAGCGATTTTGCCAACGCAGGACTTGAAGACGGCGTAAACCACCTTGACGGTCTTGATTACCGCCTTGGTTTTGGCGGCGATACCCAGCCGAATATCAATCCCTACGCTTCGCCCTTTCTCGCCAATGCCGCGCCCACGTTGTCCACTGGCGGCGCAGCCATTGCCATTGGCCTCACGGAATCCGCGTGGGACGGCAAAAGCGCCAGCGCCGCGCCTGTGGTCAGCCAGAGCGGTTCATTTTCTGTGGCCGACCCGGATGGCGACAGCCTGACCACCACTGTGAGCATGGGCGGCAAGGTTGTAGCGGTCAGCACCGCTGGCCCCACCACGGTTGCGAGCGACTATGGTACGCTTGTGATCACGCCCAAGGGCGGCGGCAGCAATGTCACCTTTGAATATACCTACACCCTCAAGCAGGATCCTTACAGCCCCACGGATAGCCTTGCCGAAGGCGAAAAGCAGGCCGACAACATCGTCTTCTCCATCAATGACGGCAAGGGCCATACCGTGACCCAACCCATCAACGTGGTAATTACCGGCAGCAACGATGCGCCGGATATCACAGGGGTGCAGAACGGCACGGTCAAGGACGATGGTGTGTGGGCCAAGGGCGAGCCCAGTGACGACAACAAGACAGACAAGGCGCTTAACAGCGATGAACTGAATCCCATCACAGCCAGCGGCACGGACGAGGGGCAACAGCGTCTTTCCGTCAGCGGAACCATCACGGCTGTGGATCCGGATCATGACGCACAACTGACCTTTGGTTTTGTGGATGTGAGCGGCGCGGCAATTGCGAAAGGCTCCGTGCTGGGCAACCTGCCCGATGCGGCCAATACCCCTATTGAAGTCACAGGCGTGACACAGTCGGGCACTCTCCTCACCATCACTACGGACTGCGGCACCCTGACCCTGACCACCAGCGGCCCCGGAGCCGGGCAGTACACCTTTAAGCTGGATTCCGACGCCGACAAGACCAACCAACTGGCCGAGGGCAAGGAGGCCACACTGACCCTGCGGCCCACGGTAACGGACAACCACGGCGTAACGGACGGCAGCGCCGACATCCGCACTGGCGGTTCGATAGGCAACCTTGAGCTGACCATCAAGGGCAGCAATGACCTGCCCTCGGTGACGGACAACCAGTGGCGAGCTTCAACGCCGGGCATCATCACCGAAGATGTTAAAAATTCCGAAGGCGAATACAAAATCACCGGAACCATCATGGGCAAGGATGTGGACGCTGGCGAAGCCGCCACTCTGGCCTTCGGCTTTGCCCATGAGAGCAAGATGGAGAGTACGCTCTATGTGGTTCCCAACGGAACGGATACTGAGGGCAAGCTGCAGTACAGCCTGTCCACCGCGCCTCCGGCGGATGGCAACTACTACGGTACGCTGACCATCACCGGGGGGAAAGCTGCGGATGACGGCCAAAGCTCCTCGGCCACCTATTCCTTTGAATTGAACAACAGTGCCGATTGCGTTCAGGCTCTGGACAATGGGAGCAGCAATACAAGCGGTACTACCAACTGGACGTCCCTTGTGGTTGCGGTTCCAGTGGTGGTGCGGGATTCCGTGGGCGGTTATGTGGAGCAGGATATCCACCTGACCATCAAGGGTGCCAACGACCTGCCCACGTTCACCAGCGGGAATGCCGCGCACAGTGTGAAGGAAAACGGCGTGTACCTCAATGGTGAGCGCACCAATACGCTGATTAACGCTGAAAACACGACCCTCACAACGGATCATGTGCTCACCGCCACAGGCAGTGTTGCCGCCAACGATGTGGACGGCCACGGCGCAAGCGATACCCTGACCTACAGCCTGCAACTTGGTACTACGCAGGGCGCCGCCACCATTTTTGTAACGGCCCAATATACGAAAAATGCTGATGGCACGAGCTCATGGAAGGCAGGCTATACCACAGCTGAACCAGCCTCCACCGATAATAGCTATCTCGGCAAGCTGACCATGGGCACGGACGGCTCCTACAAATTTGAACTGGTCAATACCACCAATGACAACAGCGCCGCCAACAGAATGGGCGAAGGCGCCACGCTTGACCTCACCTTCACGCCCGCCGTGCATGACGGCACAGGCTATAATGTTCAGGGCAGCTCTGTGCCGACCATCACGATTACCGTCAATGGCAGCAATGAAGCGCCCACCATCAAGTCCGCCGCCGCATGGGGCACATCGGGCGATACTCTTGTGGAAACGGGCTTCAATGTTGCGGGCACGGCAAACATTATCGGATCCTTCAAGGCTGGGGACGTGGATGCCGGCGACAAGTTGACCTACTCCCTGGCCCTTGGCGGCACCGAGAGTGCCAATTTTGACGGTGCAAAGCTTTACCGCGTGCTGTATCTCGTCAAGGACGGCGAGGGTGGCATCAAGCTTACTACAGCAGCTGGCAATGATGGCGATGCGAACTATTATGGCAAGGTCAGCATTAACCAGAGTGGCAAGTATACTGTGGACTTGTTCAACAATTCCGAAGCGGTGCAGGAACTCAAGGGCGATGGCTCCACAGACAAGACGTTTTCATTCACCATGGCGGCCCAGGATAACCACGGTGCGTATGTAACACAAACCGTTGAAGGAAAAATCAAGGGCAGCAACGATGCGCCCCATAGCATCACCATTACCTCTGCCTACGTTAAGGATGATGGTGTGTGGGCCGATGGGACATCCTCTACCAAGCTTGTGGCCGGGGAAAATAGAGATGTGGATCCGGAAACGGGTGCGCCCGATTTCACAACGCAGCCTGCCGCTGGCGTCTACAGGGCAACAGCCACAGGCACTGTGACAGCCGAGGATCACGAAGGTGATACGCTTACGTTCAAGTTGTGGGACGGCAGCACCGAAAAGGCATCAATCACCAGTGACTACGGTACGCTCTCGCTCGATCCGACCACTGGCAAATACACCTTCACCCTTGCTAAGAGCAGCGACAAGGTCAACGCCCTGGGCGAAGGAACCACTCACCCGGACACGTTTACCGTGCGCGTTTACGACGGCAAGGGTGGCTATGCTGACAGCACCATTACCATCAACATTGTGGGAACCAACGACGCGCCCAAGGTTGACACGGTAAAGTGGACCGGCAGCAGCAACGGCATCATTACCGAATCCGGCTCTGTGCCCGCGTCCATCAAGGGCCAGGTCACGGGTAAGGATGTGGATACCGGGGAAGAGGCCCATCTCAAGTTCGGCCTTGTGACCGAGGTGACCGATAGCGCCCCCGTTGCGCAAACCCTGTACGTCAAGGCTGACGGCGAGCTGACCACCGAAGCCCCCACAGGCGGGCACAACGGTTACTACGGCCAGCTTACTATTGACGCCTCAAACGGCAAATACACCTTTACGCTGTATAATGACTCCAAGAGTGTGCAGGGCCTGGACGGCAACTATGACAAAACTATCAGCATTCCCGTGGTGGTCATTGACCCCAAGGGCGCGTATGGCCACAGCACAATCAATGTGACCATCAAGGGCGAAAACGATGCCACCACTCTCAATACCAAGTGGCTCACGCCTGACAAGGCCGCCATTGAGGAAGGTGTGCAGCCCGCCACCAAGGATCGCACGGAAGATTCCCAGTACAAGAACGAGCAGCCCCGCGCATCGGCCAAGGGCTACATTGGCGCCACTGACGTTGACACAACGGACCAGGCCGAGCTGGAAAAATCCGGCTCTGACGCCAAACTGCATTACTCCATTACTACTACCAGTGGCAACGTTATTGACATCAACAACCATCTTGCCCTGACTGATGGCTCGTCCGGCACGGGCTGGGAAGTGGCCACGGTTCACGGTGTAAAGCACCTGTACGTCACAACGGAGTACGGAAGGCTGGACATCACCGCCTTTGACTTCAAGGCCCTTACGGTAGACGAACAGGCCAAATTCTCTGCTGGCCCCATGCCTGCCTTCAGCTATACCTTCTCGGCCACTGATACCCTCGATGCCGTGCAGGAACTGCAATACAACGGCAAGCTTTCGGACGGCTTCACCATTACGGTGACGGGAACCAAAGACACAAAACCGCCCACCTTTGATGTGCAGTTGACCATCAACGGCACCAACGACAGGCCTGAGATTGTCATTCACGAGTCGCAGACGCATATCAAGGATAATGAAACAACCTTAACCTTGACAGGCAAGCTTACCGCCGAAGATGTGGACGACAAAAGCGGTTTCACCTACTCGCTGGTGGAAGACGGCAGTCATACTAAAGAAAACCTTTCCAGCGACAATGTGATCATGAAGGGCGACCACGGCTGGATAGAGCTGAACGGCAAAACCGGTGAATATACCTATCACCTCACCGATACCGACAAGATGGCCAAGCTGAACAGCGGCGAAAAGAGCTACGACACCTTCTATGTGCGCGTCATGGATGCTCATGGGGCCTATTCCGAAATCAAGGAACTGAAGGTTACCATTGACGGAACCAACCACGAGGGTTCGCTGAATGCGTCTTCCGCCACGGCCAGCGGTGCGGAAGCGGGCGTTACCACCGAGGCGGATTACAGCGCCAATGCCAACCTGCATTTTACCAGCGAAGGTGACCGCTATCTTGGCGCCAATGAGGAAAAGCTTCCCGAAGCTATTGGGCATACGCTGAAAGTTGATGACAAGGACAATACCAACTACGGCAACTTCCGCTTTAATGATGCGGACAACGACAACAAGGTGACCGTAACTATCACCAAAAATGGCGTAACAACCACAGAAGAATGCAGCATCAGCAATGGCACCATTACAACAAGCTATGGCAGCCTGACCCTGAACAACAGCACCGGCGTGTATTCCTTTACCGTTAATGAAGACACCATGAACCCGCTGACACCCAAGGACAACGTGAGCATCCGCGTTTCCGTCAGTGCCGATTCCGCGACCACGGTAAACAACGCGGACGGAACTAACACCGGTGCTAACCTTGGTGCAAACGCAACCGTTACCGACAACCTGATCGTCAATATCCGCGGAACCAATGACGCACCTGTGGTGCAAATTGACGCGGGCAAACTTACCGGCGGCTTCACCACGTTGCACAGCGGCACGGCTGCCGTTGATTTTCTGGTGGCTGACAGCGCCTTGGTAAAAGAGTTTATTCATGACTATGTGCCCGGCAAGGGCTTGTCGTGGTTGGCCAATCTTTTTGCGGGCGGGCTTGATCGCCTGGGATTGCTTGATGATTTTCTTAAGTCTTCCACTGAGGCGCAAGCGGCGGTCAGCGACTTTCTCACCGGCAAATTTGGCAATCAGGTGCTTGTTGACAGCGATGAAACCGCCAGTTGGAACAGCAAGGGGGGCCATCTGGAGGTAAGGGGCGACCTTAATCAGAAGGCCATAGTCACCGATGTGGACAATGGGCACAAGCTGACCTTCTTTGTCGTGGAAGACACGACCAAGGACGGCATTGTTAACGGCCCTGTAGTGCAACAGTTTGACGGCAAGTACGGTACGCTTGTTATTCAGCCTGACGGCTCGTACCAGTATATTCTTGACCGCAACGGCAGATATGCCGAAGCGTTCAAGGGAGATGCCCTCGGCTCCGGCACGGAAAAGTTCACCATCTATGTGCGGGATGAATACAATGCCGTGGCTGAAAAACCCATTGAACTGGTCATCAACGTCAACGGCCCCGGCCTTGGCGGTGGTGGTGGCACTGCCACGATAGTGGATCTTGACAATGCTGGCGACAAGAAGGACGTGTACGAAGACGGTGTGGGCGGCCTGATGAAGATCACAGGCTCAGTGGCTGCCGACGAAAGTAATACGAAGTACGACAACGGCATGTATCTGGTAAAGGATGACGGCGGCAAGAGCAGCGTCATCAGTAACGACTACGGAACCATAACCCTGCTGCCTGATGGCACATATACCTACACCCTGAATAACGATCATCCTGCCGTGCAGGGCCTGGGTAAGGATGAAAAGCTTCCGCAGTATTTCAAGGTTATCAATGGCGCTGGCGAAGAGCGGCTCATTACCATTATCATTCATGGTACTAATGATGTGCCCTACCTGACCAGCAAAGATCCTGAGCTTTCCATGCACCAGGGTGAAACCGGGGGATGGGATAAGGCCGAAGTGGAGGGCAGCTTTACCGCCACCGACCGTGACGTGATTGACCGTGACAGCTTGAGCCTGGTGGATAAGGACGGCAACACGCTGTCGGGAGCGGGAACCAATGCCACCCCCTATATCGTTCACGGGGAACATGGGGAATACCACATATGGAAAGAAACCACTCAAGATGGGCAGACAAAGTTTTCCTATACCTACACGCTCAACAACACGGCCACCAACTACGACGGTGCAGCCAGTGACAAGGTGACGTTCCTGATTGCGGACGGCCACGGCGGCACTGTGGAAAAAAGCCTGACGGTTGACCTCAGCGCGGAAAATGCAAAACCCACGCTCACTAACGCTGCGGCCACACATGAGGTGGTGGAAGACAGCAACGACGGTGTGCCTCTGGTTTCCGCCACTGTGCCCGCTACGGATGGCGACGCCGCGCACCTGGGCGGCTCCAGTGCCCTCAGCTACGCGATTGAAGGCGACAGTGGCACGGGTATGTACCAGGGCAAGTACGGTACGCTCTTCCTCACGGCTGACGGCACATACACCTACAAGCTCAATAACAACGACCCACGGGTGCAGGCGCTGGGTGCAGGCGAAAAGCTGACGGATGAGCAGTTCACCATCAAGGTGAGCGATAACGGCAGGGGGAACGATACCCCCAAGTCGAGTGACTTCACTGTGAATATCACGGTCAGCGGAACCAACGATGCCCCCAGCATCACCCTGCATGAGGCTGACGGCACGGGCGCGGCTGGCTCCGGCGCGGCGCTCTACATAACGGAAGGCGATATGGCCTCGGTGAGCGGCCAGGCCAGAGTCTACGATGTAGATACGTATGACACGCACACCTATGCAATTAAGAGCAGCGAGGAGGACGGGGACACTGTTTACGCCAAAAAGAACTCCGACGGCGCATGGAAGCAATGCAAGGCGAGCGAGCACGGTACAGCAATCGGCACGTTCGAGATTGGTACGGACGGCAAGTATACCTTTACCCTGAGCAAGGATGCCGATGCCCTGGCCCATGGCGATAAGGTGGTGCTGAACGCCATAGTCACAGTAACAGACAACTCCGGAGTTACAACCTCGAACTCTGCCACAGCAAAGGTGCAGGTTACGGTTACAGGAACCAATACGGCTCCTGTTATTGAGAAATTTACGGACATAATCCTTGAGGACGTGGCAGCCACAGCTGGCAGCCCCTATACAGCCCCCACGCTCACCGGCTCCATCTATGCGACCGATGCCGATGCCCTTGAGGGTGAAAAATTGAGTTACTTCATCAAGTCCGGCAACAACAACGTCACACAGCTTTCCAACACCTATGGCACGTTGAAGCTTGATGCCACCACCGGGGAGTATACCTTTACACTGAATAACGATGGTGTGAAATTGCTTCGGTCGCTTGGGCAAGACAAAAGTCTGGACAGCATCACCGCCGCCGACTTTGCGTTCACCCTGGTAGCCAAGGATAAGTACGGCGCAGAAGGCGAAAAGACACTGCACATTGACTTGGCGGGCGTCAACGACGCGCCTGTGGCGACAAGTGGAACTTTTGGCACAGCCAACGGCCAGTTGCACGCCATAGATCCGGATACTGGCGACACAATAGATTCTTATGCCTTGCAGAAAGATGCTGCCTATGGGCATGTTGTTGTATCTGACGACGGTCATTACAATTATGACCTCAACATCCACTCCGAGCAGGAGCTGGATGCTCTGCAACATCATCTGAGCGGCAGTGGGGATACGTGGGCTACCAGCTTTACGGATTCCTTTATGTTTACCGCCACGGACAACCACAAGCTTACATCTGCTCCTGGCACGGCAAGCCTTGCCTTTGATGTTACCGTTAAAGAAGAAGACGGCGGCCACCATGTAGATATTACCACTGGCGGCGAAACCAGCCACCTGCTGTTTGGCAGCAACAGCGCGGATTACCTTGATGCGAGTAGCGAGACGCAGAATCACATTCTCTACGGCGGCGGGGGCGATGACATCCTTCAAGGCGGCAGCGGCGACGATATCCTCTATGGCGGCACAGGGCACAATGAACTGTACGGTGAAGGCGGCAACGATACCCTCTATGCCGGCAATGATGGCGACCACCTTTACGGCGGAGCTGGCAACGACCACCTTTACGGCGGAGCTGGCAACGACCACCTTTATGGCGGTGACGGCAACGACTTTCTGGACGGCGGCGCGGGGAATAATGTTCTCTACGGCGGCGCAGGCAACAATGTGCTGGTCTTCCATCAGGGCGATACCATTGATGGCGGCACCGCCACGGGCCTGAACGTACTCATCAACCACAGCACCGAGAATCTGGATTCACTGTTGGCCGATCCCAGCCAGGTAAAGAATGTGAGTGTTTCCATTCAGGATGGCGCGCAGACTGGTGACGGCACTGACAGCCTGACGGATATGAACGCGCTTATCAATGCGGGCATCAAGATGGGTACGGATTCCATATCCCTGGACAGCTCGCAGTGGACGAAGGGCGACGACGGCAAGACTTTTACCAACACCTCGCACGACCTTGTCATCACCACCACGGCTGATATACAGGTGACTGATCATGCAGCCGACAAGCAGGAATTTATTTTGAAAAATTCGTAA
- a CDS encoding methyl-accepting chemotaxis protein: MQKLFGLSLILSLFTVAVGMYAVSNLSRLSDDIDTLYSMHVKGLDAARAMNISALRILREEKNIILTNEDAEIQRYLDVLAKERKVFEGMMQTLPKYFTSGEGKALCSKVLQSAQTWLAVHDKVVELGKTSDAALNEQAQKLSTTQARQTMAAMAQDIQKIVDFKLMRTDQLNESSTRMYETSRLITIIGIIASVLVGLGLGFTMARNMLRQLGDEPASLSKLALAIASGDLDARFDPARTEQGVFGAMKNMVTTLKTKIAEAEQKGLEAAEESKKAQQATLEAEAARKQAERAKAEGMLQAARQLESVVGIVNTASEQLSAQIEQSSRGADEQSSRVRETATAMEEMNATVLEVARNAQQAADASSQTKQKALEGSNIVSDAVKGIETVRNQSLAIKEDMNALGKQAEGIGQVMNVIADIADQTNLLALNAAIEAARAGDAGRGFAVVADEVRKLAEKTMSATQEVGQAIRDIQEGTRKNIENVDKSATSIESATTLSVKSGDSLQQILTLVEHVNDQVQSIATASEQQSAASEEINQSVEQVATISAETAQAMEQASRAVSELLEQSQVLQGLISEMKAQGQAA; encoded by the coding sequence ATGCAAAAATTATTCGGTCTGTCGCTGATTCTTTCATTGTTTACTGTTGCTGTAGGTATGTATGCCGTAAGCAATCTTAGCAGGCTATCAGATGACATTGACACCCTTTATAGCATGCACGTCAAAGGGCTTGATGCCGCCCGTGCAATGAATATCAGTGCCCTCAGAATTCTCCGTGAAGAAAAAAATATTATCCTGACCAATGAGGATGCAGAAATTCAGCGATATCTTGATGTTCTTGCAAAAGAACGCAAAGTGTTTGAAGGCATGATGCAAACTCTGCCCAAGTATTTCACCTCGGGCGAAGGCAAGGCTTTGTGCAGTAAAGTATTGCAATCTGCTCAGACGTGGCTTGCCGTACATGATAAAGTTGTCGAACTCGGTAAAACGAGCGATGCCGCATTGAACGAGCAGGCGCAAAAGCTTTCCACTACCCAGGCACGACAAACAATGGCGGCAATGGCGCAAGACATCCAGAAGATTGTTGATTTCAAGCTCATGCGCACAGATCAGTTGAACGAAAGCAGCACGCGCATGTATGAAACCTCACGCCTCATCACCATTATTGGCATCATTGCCTCTGTGCTGGTGGGCCTTGGGCTGGGCTTTACTATGGCCCGCAACATGCTGCGCCAGTTGGGCGACGAACCGGCCTCGCTTTCAAAGCTGGCCCTGGCAATCGCCAGCGGCGATCTGGACGCGCGCTTTGACCCGGCCCGCACAGAGCAAGGCGTATTTGGAGCCATGAAGAACATGGTGACCACGCTGAAGACCAAAATAGCCGAAGCCGAGCAAAAAGGCCTCGAGGCAGCCGAAGAGTCAAAAAAAGCCCAGCAGGCGACCCTTGAGGCGGAAGCTGCCCGCAAACAGGCCGAACGGGCCAAGGCCGAGGGCATGTTGCAGGCCGCCCGCCAGCTTGAAAGCGTTGTGGGCATTGTCAACACCGCCTCCGAGCAGCTTTCCGCCCAGATTGAGCAGTCCAGCCGGGGCGCAGACGAGCAGTCAAGCCGCGTGCGTGAAACCGCCACAGCCATGGAAGAAATGAACGCCACCGTGCTTGAAGTGGCCCGCAACGCCCAACAGGCGGCGGATGCCTCCTCCCAGACCAAGCAAAAGGCCCTTGAAGGTTCCAATATCGTCAGCGATGCGGTCAAGGGCATTGAAACTGTCCGAAATCAGTCGCTGGCCATCAAGGAAGACATGAATGCCCTTGGCAAACAGGCTGAAGGCATTGGACAGGTCATGAACGTGATCGCCGACATTGCTGACCAGACAAACCTGCTGGCCCTCAATGCGGCCATTGAGGCAGCCCGCGCGGGCGATGCCGGGCGTGGGTTTGCCGTGGTTGCTGACGAAGTGCGCAAACTGGCGGAAAAAACCATGTCCGCCACGCAGGAGGTCGGGCAGGCAATCCGCGATATTCAGGAAGGCACCCGCAAGAATATTGAAAACGTGGACAAGTCGGCGACGTCTATTGAAAGCGCCACCACCCTTTCTGTAAAATCAGGCGATTCCCTGCAACAGATTCTCACCCTTGTGGAACACGTGAACGACCAGGTGCAGTCCATCGCCACAGCCAGTGAGCAGCAGTCAGCCGCCAGTGAGGAAATCAACCAGTCTGTGGAGCAGGTGGCGACTATTTCTGCTGAAACCGCCCAGGCCATGGAGCAGGCCTCGCGCGCCGTTTCCGAATTGCTGGAGCAATCGCAAGTACTGCAAGGCCTTATCTCTGAAATGAAGGCTCAGGGCCAAGCCGCATAG